From Rhododendron vialii isolate Sample 1 chromosome 7a, ASM3025357v1:
TCTAGCAAATATTGTACTTCTGTATTAATCAGTGGGACATTTATTTTTAGGTCCAATCACACTTGGGTCTTCACTTGAAGTGAACATATCTGTAGTTTGGTATTCTATCACTTTCCCTGGTCTAACTAGAATGCAGTACTCAAAACTTGTTAGACATATGATTTTGGTATGACTTATGAGACAAGTATACTGTACACTTGTACAGGGAGTTACTAGCCTTTGACCACTAAAATTTAGGTTTGGGAATTTCGCGTAGCATGTATTTACAATTCAACTGTTCTCTTATGCAATTCTCTTATATTTGTGCTTCTAACCACAATGAATTGtgctttcttattttttctcaGGTTTACCAGTAGTTCACTCCAGTGAACAAAGACTGATTCCAGTGTTTAATAACTTGGTTGTTAATGAGACAAGTAAGGATGTGGAGGCTGAGTTCCTGAACAGCAGATACATAATTCCCAGAAAAAGTAGTTTCTACATGGTACGGTGTTAAACTTTTCCCTTGGCTGAAGTTTGTAGATGATAGAACCCTACGGCTTAAATAGGCCTCTTAGCCCTTTTTTTATCCTCAAGGACCATCAATAATGTTCACTTATTGTTCTAACTTGTTAGATTTACTTTAAGCTGATTTGTTTCCGATGAAGGATTAGATTGTCACCAATTATGTCTTACATGTTTCTTATGGTTTCTTGGTCTTATCTCATGGAAGTCTGATCTGGGGAAGATTCACGATTTGATTCCTGGTAATTATCACAAATAAACCTTGATTCTGAATCTGGAATTGTTGTTGTGAGCAGTTTCTTCCATTACAGGTGCTAAAGCATCAAACGATTCCCCCCATAAATGGCTGTTCATAATGTGTACTTCCTATTGATAATCCATGTAATTAATGTACAATTCATGCCTATAGTGTGTCTATTTTTTGATCAAGTATATATTAACTTTGTGCCATTGATAGGGTCTAACTGGTTGTTCCCTTGTTGTCCTCACCTTTCTCTTTCTGCACAAAGTTCCTAATATTTCTTTATATTCCACTGTTTCAGAAATGTTTTAAATGTCATTCTTTCTTGCAGCTGAATCTGATTGTGGGTTCAATCTTATATTGGTCGATCCACCATGGGAAAATAGCAGCGCCCGTCAAAAATTGAAGTATGTACtctcattcttgttttttttttttagcttttaccGTGTTTCCAAATTTTATTAGATGGAGTTAGAGTTGCGAAATATATAACTAGTGTTTAGATGAGAAGAGAAGAAGTGGGAAATAGGTTTAGGAACCTAATCAGTTTCTTAGTTCAGTATATGCATTTAATAATAGTTCTTATACACAAAATCCCCTCCACCTAGGATTGGGCGAACACGGGAATAAAATATTAACCCTAGTACATATGACTTCTTACTTCTTTTATGTATAGGGCCTATAGGCTAATCTATGAGATTAACTATTGCAAAAAATGTACCCTGGACATGTCTAGGCAAATGCCCAAAGCCAACTGCATCACTTTTTCTGAATTCTCATATATCTGGAAGTTGTTAGGTCTGAGAAAGATCGAATTACATTCCTTGGATATTCAGAAAGCTTTTCCTGAAAAATATTGAACTTTCTGCAAGCACTAATTATTAGAATGGACAAGGCTTCATCCTTGTGTCAGTATattacttttgaaaaaaaaaaagtggcagcCTCACAATGTTGGATTGGAAGTTATATAAGTTATCATCCTTCTTGATTTGTTTCCAAAATTTTAATTCTTAGAGTCTACCGCATCCCTTTTGCTCCTGATGGTACTGTGTTTCAAATTTGCTCCTAATTACAGGTATCCAACTTTGCCTAACCGATACTTCTTATCTCTTCCAATTAAGCAACTCACTCATACAGAAGGAGCTCTTGTAGCCTTGTGGGTGACAAATAGGGAGAAATTACGGGGTTTTGTTGAGAAAGAACTATTTCCGTCTTGGGGAGTCAAATACATGGCTACTCTATATTGGTTAAAGgttgcttttttttctttgtgcaTTGTAATGAGTCATCGCAAAACCTTCCATTCTTTACCAAAAATTTGATGTAGTTGGGTTTACAGGTGAAAGCTGATTGTATATTGACCAGTGACTTGGATCTCTTTCATCATAGACCGTATGAATGCCTTCTTCTGGGTTACTGTCATGGAGAGGTGAGACAATGAAGTGGTAGACTACCTACCTATGATTTCTGATTGCGATACTGTCTTGTTTTTATGAAGgttcattttaaaaatttactcTCATATTGTTGCAGGTTAGAAATACTGAATGTTTATCGAGATTTAAACCTATACCCGATAATCAAGTCTTCATTAGTATTCCTGGGGACTACTCTAGGAAGCCCCCAATTGGAGGTATATTTTCCATGCTTTGCCCATCTAGTCCTTAACTTCTGGTTCGGCAATGATACTCATAACATTATCTTGTCTGGcttcaaaaacattttattgtTTCAAAAGTGGAAGAGGAGAAAAAAAGTGCATGATCTCTATCAAGAACTTtactttcaatatttcattaTTTAGATCTTGGAAAGCACTAAAGTCATTTAGCCAAAATTGTGAAACACTTCTTGCAGTATTGGGGCATTGTCAGTCGGCAAATTTGACTCATCACAAGTTCGTATTATGTTGTGTTTACGATTTCAGAGTTGCTACTAGAGTATGTGCCAGGATCCAAGCCTGCTCGTTGCATTGAACTATTTGCCAGAGAAATGTTAGGCGGATGGACTTCATGGGGGAATGAACCCCTTCATTTCCAAGAGTCGAGATATTTTTCAAGGACTGCAAATACATAATACTTTCAAAGGAAAGCCCCTTTCGTTGGAGCTACCTTTACGGACCTGGAATCTATGCAGCATGCGTGTGCAAACGTTTACTTCATGTAAGTGGCAAATTTCTCTGTGCCGTTTAGTAATCATTTGGTTGACCCAATAAAATGGGTTAGgtcatggtgtattcatgatATTCCGGCTTCCGTAGGAGCGGAGTAGTcgattgttcaagcttggtttaaaAACTTAGCgaatttgaaaaatatgttcaaaGTTTAGTTTGTTTACGAGACGACCGATCTGAAATGAAATGAGCTTTAATCAAGCCGAACGAGCCAAGTAGCAATGTGCttgaacttgatttgaaagcttaacgagtttcaaaaaatagctcaatcTTGATTTGTTTCTTTGGCAACTAATCTTAAACGAGCTCGAACTCAAGTAGCTTGGATGGCTTATTGCGTTACACTGGATATGGTTCATGGTTGTTTATCCAGGAACATGATGATCATGCTTGAAGGGATGAGGCCAATGCTTATACAAATGCACAAAGACGCATCACCGTTCATACTTAGATATCAAACGTTCACAGAAGACGAAAATCAAGAGTTCGGAGTTGCAAATTCCTCCAAAAACATATTCAAAGACTCGATATCTGATTgcttttcttcttattttttcttaaaggTTCTCTCTAcgaatttttcttcttcttgggtCACATCTATCAATTTTTCTTGTCCTAGTGAATCTGATGTTGGTCACTAGAATATGGATTTTGCCCTGGGATAACTTATGGATCAAAGTGAATACATTACTAATTTGATGCGTAAAACTGCAATATTGCCAACCTAAATTGCAACTTCTGTTGGTCCCATGAGAAGGATAGTGAAATGTTTGAGTTTCACTTGATATTTGGGCCACTGATTGATAACATCTCCATGTGCCTTAGCATAACTTATTTATCAAAGTATTGTCTATATTGGCATATTGCCGGTATGTCTGGTATTTGGACCATAACAAAATTAGAAAGGTAAGGTACCGATTTTACGCAATGGACGGTACGAATCGGTATTCACAAC
This genomic window contains:
- the LOC131332506 gene encoding methyltransferase-like protein 2, whose translation is MIGCSLQMAESLTNDQLSTFLKSGIYRFESSNALFIDPVRILNRSYTRFRVSPSSYYSRFFESNGAPAATSTGSRKRKRKQKEKRPHTLNEREQIADQRHQEAKPLLLKAHEALLEATDLLAVIRNLRSERCSSEGCQDLFLPSVEQSFVELSSVWQAPLYEITLNFPPYREPTEGLPVVHSSEQRLIPVFNNLVVNETSKDVEAEFLNSRYIIPRKSSFYMSDLGKIHDLIPAESDCGFNLILVDPPWENSSARQKLKYPTLPNRYFLSLPIKQLTHTEGALVALWVTNREKLRGFVEKELFPSWGVKYMATLYWLKVKADCILTSDLDLFHHRPYECLLLGYCHGEVRNTECLSRFKPIPDNQVFISIPGDYSRKPPIGELLLEYVPGSKPARCIELFAREMLGGWTSWGNEPLHFQESRYFSRTANT